In the Pseudomonas sp. ADAK2 genome, one interval contains:
- a CDS encoding TerD family protein: MNQELFLRRRTRVHVPMGTGGATRAQVASAVREVAAFRCVLSEPLIEQLGRLSPTELKHWLREIVRVLRRENGAHVHHRPFYPDFPEQVLTASEAELYLNAVMHYLTLRRLPPSEHSRPAMLEGNFISRVIEPGSVAEFESLLEPLVSSRTSLSEQETADVVWFVREYKSDVFRLLPEVVPFREIRAQLGGALIQHVANDARVDAFLERNVETATDVLRLAVALNGGDVSLATASTRFTAMKRSMRRLLLRLLDHIPNATEDVMRHVERWKRLAEVLHPGDYADKYPQALAAITAARHNEAPASFGSRVETLFAQRHIATLTLILQSRPGEFARRLDATLRRATEPEPVLDAFEAVATQVSSPVLLQLLAQVRAPRPLPLRAFTPKGSFAKIYGIKDRREPLAPDVLARAARICEDALVMRFASLPPLGRCFIDPALSEYKVPLAQRASSKSLRTLVRGSRLHMPDTRFIRLFLWWKNGRERTDIDLSAAFFDANFVFTQTVAYYNLKDFGGYHSGDIVDAPNGAAEFIDLDLDVLVEKGIRYVVTSINSYTEQPYCDLPECFAGWMARADAASGEVFEPRSVVDRIDIASDTVICLPFVMDLQERRMIWADLGLTSSPRWNNVGNNLSGISLMLRALVHTPRPDLETLFDLHVRARGERVASPQQAQAVFAPDQGITPFDTDLIRSQFL, encoded by the coding sequence ATGAATCAGGAGCTGTTCCTTCGTCGCCGTACCAGAGTTCACGTCCCGATGGGCACTGGCGGTGCCACGCGCGCTCAGGTCGCGTCGGCTGTCCGGGAAGTCGCAGCGTTCCGATGCGTACTATCAGAGCCTCTGATTGAGCAACTCGGCAGGTTGTCACCGACAGAACTCAAGCATTGGCTGCGTGAGATTGTCAGAGTCCTCCGGCGGGAGAATGGCGCTCATGTGCACCACCGACCGTTTTATCCTGACTTTCCAGAGCAAGTTCTGACGGCCTCAGAGGCGGAGTTGTACCTTAACGCCGTCATGCACTACCTCACGCTTCGGCGTTTACCACCCAGTGAACACTCGCGACCTGCGATGCTTGAAGGCAACTTCATATCCCGCGTTATCGAACCGGGTAGCGTCGCTGAGTTCGAGTCATTGCTCGAGCCGCTGGTTTCATCGCGCACCTCGCTCTCCGAACAGGAAACTGCCGATGTCGTCTGGTTTGTTCGAGAGTACAAAAGCGATGTGTTCCGTCTGCTGCCGGAGGTCGTCCCGTTTCGGGAAATTCGTGCACAGCTTGGCGGCGCACTTATCCAGCATGTAGCCAACGATGCACGAGTGGACGCATTCCTGGAGCGAAATGTCGAAACGGCGACTGACGTGCTACGACTCGCGGTAGCGCTGAATGGAGGAGACGTGTCGCTGGCGACAGCTTCGACACGTTTCACAGCGATGAAGCGCTCCATGCGCCGTCTGCTGTTGCGCCTGCTCGACCACATTCCCAACGCTACAGAAGACGTAATGCGGCATGTTGAGCGCTGGAAGCGCCTGGCGGAAGTACTGCATCCGGGCGACTACGCCGACAAATACCCACAAGCGCTCGCCGCCATCACGGCGGCGCGTCACAACGAAGCGCCAGCCTCGTTTGGATCACGTGTCGAAACATTGTTTGCCCAGCGTCACATCGCCACGCTGACGCTCATACTACAGAGCCGTCCTGGTGAGTTCGCACGACGTCTGGACGCGACCCTACGACGCGCGACGGAACCAGAGCCTGTTCTAGACGCGTTCGAGGCTGTTGCGACACAAGTGTCGTCACCTGTCCTGCTGCAGTTGCTGGCCCAGGTACGCGCTCCGCGCCCCCTGCCCCTGCGGGCCTTCACACCGAAAGGTTCATTCGCCAAAATCTATGGCATCAAGGATCGACGCGAACCTCTCGCACCCGACGTGTTGGCTCGGGCTGCCCGAATCTGCGAGGACGCTCTCGTAATGCGTTTTGCGTCGCTGCCGCCACTAGGCCGCTGCTTCATCGATCCAGCATTAAGCGAATACAAAGTGCCGCTGGCACAGCGTGCCTCATCGAAGTCGCTTCGTACGCTGGTGCGGGGCAGTCGGTTGCATATGCCTGACACACGTTTTATTCGCCTGTTCCTGTGGTGGAAAAACGGTCGTGAACGCACTGACATTGACTTGTCAGCCGCTTTTTTCGACGCCAACTTCGTGTTCACACAAACGGTCGCGTACTACAACCTGAAGGATTTCGGCGGCTACCACAGCGGCGACATCGTCGACGCGCCCAACGGGGCTGCGGAGTTCATCGACCTCGACCTTGATGTCCTCGTCGAGAAGGGCATTCGCTATGTCGTCACGTCTATCAACTCATACACCGAGCAGCCGTACTGCGATCTTCCAGAATGCTTCGCTGGCTGGATGGCCCGCGCCGACGCGGCGTCAGGTGAAGTATTCGAGCCGCGATCCGTGGTCGACCGTATCGATATCGCTTCCGACACGGTTATCTGTCTGCCATTCGTGATGGACTTGCAGGAACGACGCATGATTTGGGCTGATCTGGGGCTCACTTCATCTCCGCGGTGGAACAACGTCGGAAACAACCTCAGTGGAATATCGTTGATGCTGCGGGCATTGGTGCATACACCACGGCCTGATTTGGAGACGCTGTTCGATTTACATGTACGCGCACGGGGGGAACGAGTCGCTTCGCCGCAGCAGGCGCAGGCGGTGTTTGCGCCTGATCAAGGGATAACACCGTTCGATACGGATCTGATTCGATCACAGTTTCTCTAA
- a CDS encoding AAA domain-containing protein → MVSIYVCGEDKTRQISDWVIKNDKSEGLSLTCHFPSGKHFFRPLADCKVDPTRELQDTLLRRKGSSVLNPVEKVVIYGEKYAVVQYPGKTTKYVFKMDTIELVAPTKMKDESTFRYFLSVANGRVEQAASPNDKTIAENVLRQLNAILPSSNTALHAYCTGQNRRQEQAGNFIFPFGLNESQLKAVEQAFTSQISLIEGPPGTGKTQTILNIIANILLHGKTVAVVSNNNPAVSNVCEKLGKSGLDYLVAKLGNEKNRKAFFDNPRSRPTAIAETAPSMEHIQSILQRLKRHLSGRNAVAQLQIEISELEIERSYLRQWQQDNGVQDSVALGKYNLSPQKSADLMAYLTHLAGKRVRIKDRIEMLFNFKILRMKPFDDWAKRKSVFYGLQLHYYDKALLERKAALASHQDALRLGNYEALLEELTSASMTYLKQYLHQHAPSAECFDAKTYRQDKFDEFLKRYPVIASGTHSIVNSLKPGAVLDYVIIDEASQQDIVPGILALGCAKNLIIVGDRKQLAHIPAKLGRAAPEDQGHYDCEKYSLLDSCVSVFNDSIPMTLLKEHYRCHPQIIQFCNQQFYANQLVPMTQDRGEKPLSLLVTAKGNHTRYKTNLRELDSLLAVLEGEGESAWEGGDGRGFIAPFKNQAALSGTLLPDDFVKDTVHKFQGRECDEIVFSTVLDKKSITPRLLAFVDDPRMVNVAVSRAKNRFTLVTGDEVFTASNGHIAALVRYIEYYAQEGQLHRAPVISAFDLLYKEYDQSLERLNGRLRRSDSEYKSEQIVAQLLREALDQPAFQGITFHSQIALNQLASIANPSLTAREQAFMSQGASCDFVLYYTVGKKPLGIIEVDGGSHGEADQAERDALKNSILQKCDIPLLRLRTIESHIEEKLAAFLAQWTRNVHDENRELSMV, encoded by the coding sequence ATGGTTTCTATCTACGTGTGCGGTGAAGACAAGACCCGGCAGATCAGCGACTGGGTCATAAAGAATGACAAATCCGAAGGGCTCTCCCTGACGTGTCACTTCCCCTCCGGCAAGCATTTTTTTCGCCCGCTCGCTGACTGCAAGGTCGATCCTACCCGAGAGCTGCAAGACACTCTTCTTCGAAGAAAGGGCAGCTCAGTGCTAAACCCCGTCGAAAAGGTAGTGATCTACGGCGAGAAATATGCGGTCGTTCAGTATCCCGGCAAGACCACAAAGTACGTGTTCAAGATGGACACTATCGAACTTGTCGCGCCGACGAAGATGAAGGACGAGTCGACATTTCGCTATTTCCTTTCAGTCGCCAATGGCAGGGTCGAACAGGCCGCGTCACCGAACGACAAGACGATTGCCGAAAACGTGTTGCGCCAGTTGAACGCGATCCTTCCCAGTTCGAACACGGCATTGCACGCCTACTGCACGGGGCAGAATAGGCGACAGGAGCAAGCGGGTAACTTCATCTTTCCCTTCGGGCTCAATGAAAGTCAGCTCAAGGCAGTCGAACAGGCGTTCACTTCGCAGATAAGTCTGATCGAAGGACCGCCAGGCACCGGCAAGACACAGACCATTCTCAACATCATCGCCAATATCCTGCTGCATGGAAAAACCGTGGCAGTGGTCTCCAACAACAATCCGGCAGTCAGTAATGTCTGTGAAAAACTGGGCAAGTCCGGGCTCGATTACCTGGTTGCCAAGTTGGGCAACGAGAAAAACCGAAAGGCATTCTTCGACAATCCTCGCTCTCGGCCAACTGCCATTGCCGAAACCGCTCCCTCAATGGAGCACATTCAGAGCATCTTGCAGCGGCTCAAGCGCCATCTGTCTGGCCGCAACGCAGTGGCACAACTGCAGATTGAAATCAGTGAACTGGAGATCGAGCGAAGCTACCTGCGGCAATGGCAGCAGGATAACGGTGTTCAGGACAGCGTCGCTCTGGGCAAGTACAACCTGTCCCCGCAAAAGTCCGCTGACCTGATGGCATACCTGACGCACCTTGCAGGCAAACGCGTGCGGATCAAGGACAGGATCGAGATGCTGTTCAACTTCAAGATCCTGCGCATGAAGCCGTTCGATGACTGGGCAAAGCGCAAATCAGTCTTCTACGGCTTGCAGCTTCATTACTACGACAAGGCGCTGCTGGAAAGAAAAGCGGCGCTGGCCAGCCATCAGGATGCGTTGCGACTGGGCAACTACGAAGCGCTTCTGGAGGAACTGACGAGCGCTTCGATGACGTACCTGAAGCAGTACCTGCATCAACATGCACCCAGCGCTGAATGCTTCGATGCCAAGACTTATCGGCAGGATAAATTCGATGAGTTCCTTAAACGCTATCCGGTCATTGCCAGTGGTACGCATTCGATCGTCAACTCCCTCAAACCGGGCGCAGTGCTCGACTACGTCATCATCGACGAGGCCTCGCAGCAGGACATCGTTCCGGGAATACTGGCGCTGGGGTGTGCGAAAAACCTGATCATTGTGGGCGACAGGAAACAGTTGGCGCACATTCCGGCGAAGTTGGGCAGGGCTGCGCCCGAGGATCAGGGGCACTACGATTGCGAGAAGTACAGCCTGCTCGATTCGTGCGTCAGTGTGTTCAATGATTCGATTCCGATGACGCTTTTGAAAGAACACTATCGCTGTCACCCGCAGATCATTCAGTTCTGCAATCAGCAGTTCTACGCCAATCAACTGGTTCCGATGACCCAGGACCGCGGGGAAAAACCGCTGTCGTTGCTGGTCACCGCCAAGGGAAATCACACTCGATATAAAACCAACCTGCGGGAGCTGGATTCGCTTCTGGCAGTGCTGGAAGGCGAGGGCGAAAGTGCCTGGGAGGGCGGGGACGGCAGAGGCTTCATTGCTCCGTTCAAGAATCAGGCTGCGCTTTCGGGCACGCTTTTGCCTGATGATTTCGTCAAAGACACCGTTCACAAGTTCCAGGGGCGCGAGTGCGACGAGATTGTCTTTTCCACCGTGCTGGACAAGAAGAGCATCACGCCGAGACTCCTGGCGTTCGTCGATGATCCTCGCATGGTCAATGTGGCGGTATCCCGGGCTAAGAATCGGTTCACCCTGGTCACGGGGGACGAAGTCTTCACCGCGAGCAACGGGCATATCGCCGCGCTGGTGCGCTACATCGAATACTACGCACAAGAAGGGCAGCTCCACCGCGCACCGGTGATATCGGCCTTCGATCTGCTTTACAAGGAATACGACCAATCGCTCGAGCGTCTTAATGGCCGATTGAGGCGCAGTGATTCCGAGTACAAATCCGAGCAAATCGTGGCGCAGCTACTGCGCGAAGCGCTGGACCAGCCTGCATTCCAGGGGATCACGTTTCACTCCCAGATCGCGCTGAACCAGTTGGCCTCCATCGCCAACCCGAGCCTGACGGCGCGGGAGCAGGCGTTCATGAGTCAAGGAGCCAGCTGCGATTTCGTGCTCTATTACACCGTAGGGAAGAAGCCGCTGGGCATCATCGAGGTCGATGGAGGCTCACATGGTGAAGCTGACCAGGCCGAGCGAGATGCCCTGAAAAACAGCATCCTGCAAAAATGCGATATTCCATTGCTTCGTCTGCGAACCATCGAGAGCCACATTGAAGAAAAACTGGCGGCATTTTTGGCTCAGTGGACCCGCAATGTTCATGATGAAAATCGCGAGCTTTCGATGGTTTAA
- the treR gene encoding trehalose operon repressor, with product MSKYNQIYTDLLASITTERLERGARLPSETELMDSYQASRGTVRKAIEQLQERGFAQKVHGKGTFVLSTNPIEFQLGGIVSFQETYPRLGNDVSTEVVEFDQIPLEGALLEHIQAEAGSLITRIKRVRRIDGKRVILDINHFVSDVIPGLSREIAEQSIYAFIEQTLQLQIAYAQRTIEAVPRGKDDQLLLDLDGQSHVIVVSNQTFLQDGRQFEYTESRHTLDKFYFSDVARR from the coding sequence ATGAGTAAATACAACCAGATCTACACCGATCTGCTTGCCAGCATCACCACCGAACGTCTGGAACGTGGCGCGCGGTTGCCCTCCGAAACCGAACTGATGGACAGCTACCAGGCCAGCCGCGGCACCGTGCGCAAGGCCATCGAGCAATTGCAGGAGCGCGGCTTCGCGCAGAAAGTCCACGGCAAAGGCACCTTCGTGCTGTCGACCAACCCGATCGAATTTCAATTGGGTGGCATCGTCAGCTTTCAGGAGACGTACCCGCGACTGGGCAACGACGTCAGCACCGAAGTGGTCGAGTTTGATCAGATACCGCTTGAGGGCGCGCTGCTGGAGCATATCCAGGCTGAAGCAGGCAGCCTGATCACACGGATCAAGCGTGTACGGCGCATCGACGGCAAACGGGTGATCCTCGATATCAACCATTTCGTCAGCGACGTGATTCCCGGCCTGTCCCGCGAGATCGCCGAGCAATCGATCTACGCCTTCATCGAACAGACCCTGCAACTGCAAATCGCCTACGCCCAGCGCACCATCGAAGCGGTGCCCCGGGGCAAGGACGATCAATTGTTACTGGATCTGGATGGCCAGAGCCATGTGATCGTGGTCAGTAACCAGACGTTTTTGCAGGATGGACGGCAGTTCGAGTACACCGAGTCGCGGCATACGCTGGATAAGTTCTACTTCTCGGATGTGGCGCGACGTTGA